A genome region from Anaerolineae bacterium includes the following:
- the queA gene encoding tRNA preQ1(34) S-adenosylmethionine ribosyltransferase-isomerase QueA, translating into MYSLIDYNYDLPEEFIAQEPAGKRDRSRLLSLNRRTGEVSHHLFYEICSFLLPSDVLVVNNTEVIPGRLFGHKDTGGKVEALILDYADKNKEKNKEFVFECLIRASKRPKPGTSFVFDQGLTAEVIASQDEIHTLRFFYDGDFESLLYRIGNMPLPPYIKRSGGVSPCNDRKSYQTVYARQKGAVAAPTAGLHFSEKLLEKIKSMGVNIVEITLHVGYGTFLPVRASDIRDHKIHSEQYYVSKTSAETINHAKAKGGRIVAVGTTCVRSLEFASDNNGNVSYGSGNCNLFIYPGYRFKAVDAMITNFHLPQSTLLMLVSAFAGRKNILAAYSEAIKERYRFYSYGDAMVIM; encoded by the coding sequence ATGTATTCACTTATTGATTATAACTATGATCTTCCTGAAGAGTTTATTGCCCAGGAGCCGGCAGGCAAGAGAGACCGGTCAAGGCTGTTGTCTTTAAACCGCAGGACCGGAGAGGTTTCGCATCATCTGTTTTATGAGATTTGCAGCTTTCTTTTGCCGTCGGACGTGCTGGTTGTAAACAACACAGAGGTTATTCCAGGACGGCTTTTCGGGCATAAGGATACAGGTGGAAAGGTTGAAGCCCTTATCCTTGATTATGCTGATAAAAATAAGGAAAAAAATAAAGAATTTGTTTTTGAGTGCCTTATAAGGGCTTCAAAACGTCCAAAGCCCGGAACATCATTTGTTTTTGATCAGGGATTAACGGCAGAGGTGATAGCTTCTCAGGATGAAATTCATACACTGAGATTTTTTTATGACGGCGATTTTGAGAGCCTTCTTTACAGGATAGGCAATATGCCGCTTCCGCCTTATATTAAAAGAAGCGGCGGAGTTTCTCCGTGCAATGACAGAAAATCCTACCAGACAGTTTATGCCAGGCAAAAAGGGGCGGTTGCGGCTCCTACGGCAGGGCTGCATTTTTCAGAAAAGCTGCTTGAAAAAATCAAATCCATGGGTGTAAACATAGTTGAAATTACTCTGCATGTGGGATACGGTACCTTTTTGCCGGTAAGGGCGTCTGATATAAGGGATCACAAAATTCATTCCGAGCAATACTATGTTTCAAAAACCAGCGCGGAAACAATAAACCACGCAAAGGCAAAGGGGGGCAGGATTGTGGCTGTGGGCACGACCTGCGTGCGCAGCCTGGAGTTTGCATCCGATAATAACGGAAATGTTTCTTATGGAAGCGGGAATTGCAATCTGTTTATATATCCGGGTTACAGGTTTAAAGCTGTTGACGCTATGATTACAAATTTTCATCTGCCTCAATCAACCCTTCTTATGCTTGTATCGGCCTTTGCAGGCCGTAAAAATATTCTGGCAGCATACAGCGAGGCTATAAAGGAAAGATACAGGTTTTACAGCTACGGGGATGCGATGGTGATAATGTAG
- a CDS encoding four helix bundle protein, with amino-acid sequence MIKSYRDLEVWQKAMDLVVICYKMTKEFPKNEIYGLASQLQRAAVSIPANIAEGRQRQHSKEFLQHLSIACGSLAEVETHIQIAGRLNYINENQIDKMLNKAEEIGRMLNGLRRSIKKKA; translated from the coding sequence ATGATAAAAAGCTATCGAGATTTAGAAGTTTGGCAGAAAGCAATGGATTTAGTGGTGATCTGTTATAAAATGACGAAGGAATTCCCGAAAAACGAGATTTATGGACTTGCCAGTCAATTACAACGTGCGGCAGTATCAATTCCGGCAAATATCGCCGAGGGCCGTCAACGTCAGCACAGCAAGGAATTTCTTCAACATCTGTCAATTGCCTGTGGTTCTCTTGCAGAGGTTGAAACCCATATCCAGATAGCTGGACGCTTAAACTATATCAATGAAAATCAAATAGATAAAATGCTAAATAAGGCAGAAGAAATTGGCAGGATGCTAAATGGTTTGCGAAGGTCTATCAAGAAAAAGGCCTGA